From a single Streptomyces liliifuscus genomic region:
- a CDS encoding cysteine dioxygenase, with protein sequence MNSDSDLQIAGDILEVPHLLQAPREHPATVADFVGLARSIAADRSQWEHLVEYDATSRWYHRLRTGPGYEVWLLSWVPGQGSGLHDHGRSSGVLTVLEGALTERTERGTRALGAGAQRVFAPGYVHEVVNDSLDPAISLHVYYPGLTEMPMHAVRCAAESGTVAEVS encoded by the coding sequence ATGAACAGCGACAGCGACCTCCAGATCGCCGGCGACATCCTCGAAGTACCGCACCTCCTCCAGGCACCGCGCGAGCACCCGGCCACGGTGGCCGACTTCGTCGGTCTCGCCCGCTCCATCGCGGCCGACCGCTCCCAGTGGGAGCACCTCGTCGAGTACGACGCGACCTCCCGCTGGTACCACCGGCTGCGCACCGGGCCCGGCTACGAGGTGTGGCTGCTCTCCTGGGTTCCCGGACAGGGCAGCGGGCTGCACGACCACGGCCGCTCCTCCGGCGTACTCACCGTTCTGGAGGGCGCGTTGACCGAGCGCACCGAGCGGGGCACGCGCGCGTTGGGCGCGGGCGCCCAGCGTGTGTTCGCGCCCGGGTACGTGCACGAGGTCGTCAACGACTCGCTCGATCCGGCCATAAGCCTGCACGTGTACTACCCCGGGTTGACGGAGATGCCGATGCACGCGGTGCGGTGCGCGGCGGAGTCGGGGACTGTGGCCGAGGTCTCGTAA